The window GCCGCATCTCCTCGAAGACGATCTGGCAGGTATCCGATGCCCTTTGGCCAAGCTTGTGCTCGACCCGTGCCACCCGGTACCCCTCCGTGTCGGTCGGCACGATGAAAGCGCTGATCCCCTTCTTACCGGCCGCGGGATCGGTGACCGCAAAGACGATCGCGAGATCGGCGTTGGCCCCCGAGGTGATGAACTGCTTGGTGCCGTTGAGCACCCAATGATTGCCGTCGCGGCGCGCCCGGGTGCGGATCGCGGCGGCATCCGATCCCGCGCCGGGCTCGGTCAAGCAAAACGCCGCGAGCGTCTCCCCCTGCGCCAGCGGCTTCAGAAAGCGCACTTTCTGCGTCTCCGAACCGAACTTGTAGATGGGCATGCAGCCGACGGAATTGTGCACGCTCATGATGGTGGAGCAGGAGCCGTCGCCGGCCGCCACTTCCTCCAGCGCCAGCGCGTAGGAGACGTGGTCCGCGGCGGAGCCACCCCATTCCTCCGGCACCAGCATACCCATGAAGCCGAGCCGGCCCATCTGAGCGACCGCTTCCTTGGGATAGCGCGCCTCGGCATCCCACAAGGCGGCGTTCGGCTTCAGCTCCTGCTCGGCAAAGGCCCGAGCCGCATCGCGGATCATCGTCTGCGTTTCGGTCAGCAGCATGCGTTCCCCCGCACCGGCGCTGGGCCCGACCTCACCATGCCACCGGCGCGCCTTGGAAATCGTAGAACTTTCCGGTATCGGCGAGACCGGCGCGAGCGATCACCTTGCGCATGCCTTTGATGCTGTCGGGAATTGCGACCGCAGCCGACGCGCCACCCATATCCGTCTTGACCCACCCTGGATGCAGCAGCAGGCAGGCGATCCCCTTTGACTTGAGGTCGAGGGCAAGGCAGCTCACCGCCATGTTGAGCGCGGCTTTGGAGGCGCGATAGGCGTAGCTCCCGCCGCCGTTCTCGGTGACCGAGCCCAACCGGCTGGTGATGAAGACCATCAGCTTCTTGCCGCTCCGACCGACATTGTCCACCAAGGCCTCGGCAACGCGGAGCGGCG is drawn from Pseudomonadota bacterium and contains these coding sequences:
- a CDS encoding acyl-CoA dehydrogenase family protein, whose amino-acid sequence is MLLTETQTMIRDAARAFAEQELKPNAALWDAEARYPKEAVAQMGRLGFMGMLVPEEWGGSAADHVSYALALEEVAAGDGSCSTIMSVHNSVGCMPIYKFGSETQKVRFLKPLAQGETLAAFCLTEPGAGSDAAAIRTRARRDGNHWVLNGTKQFITSGANADLAIVFAVTDPAAGKKGISAFIVPTDTEGYRVARVEHKLGQRASDTCQIVFEEMRLTPDLMLGEEGQGYRIALANLEGGRIGIGAQAVGMARAAYEAALAYAKERQAFGTAIINHQAVGFRLADMATKIEAAHQLVLHAAQLRDAGRPCLTEAAMAKLFASEIAEEVCSAAIQTHGGYGYLVDFPVERIYRDVRVCQIYEGTSDIQRLVIARAIAGA
- a CDS encoding SDR family oxidoreductase, which produces MPTLLITGANRGLGLEFSRSYAADGWTVHAAVRDPAKATELKGLKGSVRIHQADVTNMQSVVDLAKALDRMPVDILINNAGVYLDRNGALGALDFGAWEETFRVNTVAPLRVAEALVDNVGRSGKKLMVFITSRLGSVTENGGGSYAYRASKAALNMAVSCLALDLKSKGIACLLLHPGWVKTDMGGASAAVAIPDSIKGMRKVIARAGLADTGKFYDFQGAPVAW